In one Acidimicrobiales bacterium genomic region, the following are encoded:
- a CDS encoding ABC transporter permease gives MSKLGLPPVPVQTRVPSTLRRGPRNAEQMFPGSSRKSRFGNLFGKMPWLTKICFLWLILVVLAAALADLIPGLADPNYQGFVFGDGKTNEGPTASHWLGTDNVSRDILARLIYGARVSLIFAFSLVAVGIVVGGTLGSIAGYFRGLLETFLMALVDTWLSFPALIGLVFITTMLGMRNLVVLVLVGAVFVWPSYTRIARATALSVSGQAFVTAARAIGTSRKRILVREIFPNVLPALLAYSLVGLPVLIILESTLSFLGLGVEIPTASWGGMINQARQDLLINIWPAVWPAATLFMTVYSFNNLADWVRAQAAARSAAI, from the coding sequence GTGTCCAAGCTCGGCCTGCCACCGGTACCGGTCCAGACCCGGGTCCCGTCGACACTCCGGCGGGGGCCAAGGAACGCCGAGCAGATGTTCCCGGGTTCGTCCCGGAAAAGTCGGTTCGGGAACTTGTTCGGGAAGATGCCGTGGCTGACCAAGATCTGCTTCCTATGGCTGATTTTGGTGGTCCTCGCGGCAGCACTGGCTGACCTGATCCCCGGCCTAGCCGACCCCAACTACCAGGGTTTCGTCTTCGGCGACGGGAAGACCAACGAGGGTCCGACGGCCAGCCACTGGCTGGGTACCGACAATGTCAGCCGCGACATCCTCGCCCGGCTGATCTACGGAGCCAGGGTCTCGCTCATCTTCGCCTTCTCGCTAGTAGCAGTAGGAATCGTCGTCGGCGGCACACTTGGATCGATCGCCGGCTATTTCCGGGGACTCCTCGAGACCTTTCTGATGGCTCTCGTGGATACCTGGCTGTCGTTCCCAGCTCTCATCGGTCTGGTGTTCATCACAACGATGCTTGGAATGCGCAACCTCGTAGTCCTAGTCCTGGTCGGTGCCGTCTTCGTCTGGCCGTCGTACACACGAATTGCCCGTGCCACCGCCCTCTCGGTCAGCGGGCAGGCCTTTGTCACCGCGGCAAGGGCCATTGGCACCAGCAGGAAACGGATTTTGGTTCGGGAAATTTTCCCCAACGTTTTGCCCGCGCTCCTCGCCTACTCGTTGGTCGGCCTCCCAGTTCTGATCATCCTTGAGTCGACGCTGTCTTTTCTCGGTCTCGGGGTAGAGATCCCAACAGCCTCCTGGGGGGGGATGATCAACCAGGCCCGCCAGGACCTCCTTATCAACATCTGGCCTGCCGTGTGGCCTGCCGCGACGCTGTTCATGACGGTCTATTCGTTCAACAATCTCGCCGACTGGGTTCGGGCACAAGCGGCCGCCCGGTCCGCTGCGATCTGA
- a CDS encoding ABC transporter permease has translation MPKILAIRLTRLVVTVIVVSFVTFVGTNVLPGDPVNALIPIDAQQDREFVEQIREEWGLNDPMIVRYGRWLGDAVQGDLGRSLVTGQPVTDEITHRLPITLELMAVAVGFSLLIAVPLGAFTGYREGRRSDRVVSGFAQAGLSLPVFVTGLILIYVFALRLQWFPAVGWNRLSDGLGPNLKSVALPALSLAVTEIAVYTRVLRSDMIATLKEDYILSARAKGLTDRFILFRHGLRPSLLTLVTVVGLNIGILIGGSLVIEYLFAIPGLGKRLFSAIQQRDFMMVQAITVLITVFYVIVNTATDLVYMVVDPRIRRTN, from the coding sequence ATGCCGAAGATCCTCGCGATTCGCTTGACGCGTCTCGTCGTGACCGTGATCGTGGTCTCCTTCGTTACTTTCGTCGGCACCAACGTCCTACCGGGCGACCCCGTCAACGCTCTGATCCCGATCGATGCTCAGCAAGATCGGGAGTTCGTCGAACAGATCCGGGAGGAATGGGGTCTGAACGACCCGATGATCGTCCGCTACGGACGGTGGCTGGGCGACGCAGTGCAGGGAGACCTCGGCCGTTCCCTCGTTACCGGACAGCCGGTGACCGATGAGATCACCCACCGGTTGCCGATCACCCTCGAACTAATGGCCGTTGCCGTTGGCTTCTCACTCCTGATAGCGGTTCCCCTGGGGGCGTTCACCGGCTACCGGGAGGGGCGAAGATCAGATCGCGTGGTCAGCGGGTTTGCCCAAGCTGGGCTCAGTTTGCCCGTATTCGTCACCGGGCTGATCCTCATCTACGTGTTTGCCCTAAGACTCCAATGGTTCCCCGCTGTCGGATGGAACAGGCTCAGTGACGGGCTAGGACCCAACCTTAAGAGTGTGGCCCTCCCTGCACTGTCGTTGGCCGTCACAGAGATCGCTGTCTATACGCGGGTCCTTCGATCCGACATGATCGCCACCCTCAAGGAGGACTACATCCTTTCAGCGCGAGCGAAGGGGCTGACCGACCGGTTTATTCTCTTCCGGCACGGTCTCCGACCCAGCCTCCTCACGCTCGTCACGGTGGTCGGCCTGAACATCGGAATCTTGATCGGCGGGTCGCTCGTCATCGAGTACCTGTTCGCCATTCCGGGCCTTGGAAAGCGTCTATTTTCGGCGATCCAACAACGTGACTTCATGATGGTCCAAGCCATCACAGTCCTCATTACCGTCTTCTACGTGATTGTCAACACGGCCACCGACCTCGTCTACATGGTCGTTGACCCCCGGATACGGAGGACGAACTAA